The nucleotide sequence AGGCTTTTGTTATCATCGTCTTTTATTGGATGACGTTAATTGAATGTTCTGGACACAGTCATCAGGTAGCGAAGCTCAGCAAAGTCTGAACAACTTATAATAATGAGCTTGAAAAGAAGACGATGTTCACATAGTTTTAGCGCCTTATGCGCTCCAGTATACATATTTGATTTTGACTGTgtttataatttaaacaaaCAGAGATAAAAAACTCGAAATAGTGTGTCTATTAATTGTATGTCTAGGTACGCATTTTACGTAGGTACGTATTTTATATACTTTATCtttgaaaactttatttatatccGAGTCATGTTGTAGAAGCCAACTATTCTCTGATAACAGACTCGGCATTACTTAATTAATACTTATCTATGTCCCTGTCATTCGAACCAGTGAGCACTTGGAAATAGCTAGAGTCACGGTCAAAATCGCAACATTGTGTAAACAGCCGGTATAGTAAGCGGCTACTCAAGCCATGATTCGAGGTCTTGTATAGACTTGGTTTGTGCGTAAAAGGCAATAACTGAGCTTGTGCCCATTCCGACTATCGTTTGTCTATCGGAGCGGCAGCAGTGAACGACAGAAGGTCGACTAGTCGTAGTGTGACTAAAGAATATTATAGCTAAATCTGTGACTGTGTCAATCAAGGGTATGGCCGACATGTCGACACCAATCTAAGACTGCAACGAATCACTTAACCGAGTGCAGCGACTCGCTTTTAGATTCGTTTATTGGCAGTCGAATCTTTTTCGATTATTTACAGAGTGTTCTTAAACTGTACTGAGTATCTTAAACGATGTTATATAAGTTCTGAAATCGAAGAGTCATACATAAACTGCTGTAAAGCTTACTGATTACGACTATAAGTCGAATCGAAGCGCTTGCTGCTTAAGCTGATTTATGTACAAAGAAGTCAGTGCCAGCTCTTAGTTCAGACgttcttttgtttctttgtcAAAACTTGTATAATGTAGGTGCCTTCTGCTGTTTTGttcatgttttctttttataaacaCCGCGTTTTGGATTGATTCCAGACATGATCGCGCTTGGGTTAATACTGCGTGTTCTCTGTTATAGACACAGTGAATAAGAACGACCACCACATAGGCAATCATAACGTAAATATGTCTATATTCTAAGGCCCTGGAAgttgaagaaaataaaattcagaATCTTAATGAATATTGCCTGTCTGCCGCTGTGTTTCGTTGTGTGATTATTGTACATAGAGCTCTATGATTAACTTTGTTCaaaataacatgaaataaattaaaactgtatGGGCAAAAATCTGTATTTTAAATTAcctgtattttatatttattgttccGTTCTAGAGAACACCCGGTATATCTTTTTAGGACAAAGTTACGTAGGTATGTGGAACACgtataaatatatgtacctagttACGGATCGTAGACCCTGATTAATGACGGATATAACTTGGTTTTGAATGAATCCGTTGCTCACTTTACGTAGTACTatatcagaggccgtattgcctaatgtttctgacgctcgcgatcgcaatcaaatgacagatttcgcatagaaaaactgtcatttgattgcgattacaagcgtcagaaacgttggcaatacggcctctggtccaACCAACGCTCGCTGGTGATGTtacgttttaaaataataagtataggtACACAGTAATTTAAATCtcaattatgattatttttcttAGCATTTAATTATTCAACATTACTACGAAAATAATTAGTGTGCAATATCAACATTATTTATAAGTCTCGTGGTATAATGatacatttgatataatttggcTTATTCGAAAAGAAACATTTGTACGATTGCATgcatgtcaaataaaattagcaaTAATCCTGTAAAGTATATTTCTTGAGTAAATTGAACATTTACGTTCAAGGTGAAACATATATGAACCTAATTAAAGTCGTTGTGTGCGATTGAATTATTGCGTTGGTTTTTTCCGGCCGTACTGCGAGACTGCGATTCAGCGGTCAAGGCTGGGGCAGTCGGATGAAAATAAAGATTCGCAATTGAAATGTATCAATCATATTGCTCTGAGAAATTATctcatttaattaagtaatcatTGAAATATGAATATCGGTAAGATTGACATTACCATTAAGTAGGTACGGATCActtaataatttttcatcacacttgctcgtaaacagcgtcgaaacatgcaggctaccttggttgcaaccccccaaataaaaccctcgaccttaatgtgcttgtcatgaaacccgtggtcggtaaatgagtcattgcgcgtacaaattttcttgtcatgaagcccaaggtcggtaaatgagtcaatgtgcgtactggTGCTGcatggcgcgctgctgcgcatggtgtagcagcaggaccacatgcacacgcggctcaggcacatgctgagggagggggagggcggcgctgccaagagcacagcctaaggtatcgccaatatttggaacaattatattttttcttttagaaatataaaattttactcgcaaatgtgatgaaaaacattgtatgtcgcacgggcggtactagaattacgaacatcgactcattaaagacctcagtcttcgacttcgggcttctaatagactctcgttcgtaatttcttatttaacgccctaaagacacaatgtactattaatatctCAAAGctgaaaaaacaattttttttttcaaaaaattcaaaattcaaaaaatgacaGTAGAATTACCGTCGTACTAAGGTACATACCTTAGTTAACTGTGAAACGGACTTGATTCCATCTGCTTGGAGAAAAATCTCTATAATTTGGCCATCTCTGACATTGGAGACCCTCAAGAATGGATAAAACAAGGTTTAGGTACTGTTTCAGGAAATCACGATGAAAACGAGAAATaagaatttcaatttttaaatgttCCTCGACGTGATTCAAGTCACAGCAAGATGTCATTTAGGCGAATAAGTAAAAGAAGCACGCAGAAAGAACTATAAAATTACTTTGTCACAATCTTTCTGCCGGGGTCTAGAAAATATTCTAAAAACTGAGACAGAGAAACGTCTTTGTTTTACATATTGTGGCAATAAGAGATTTTATTTCCAACCCGTAAGACGCACAAAGTACCTATTTCCGAGCGTTTCCGTCGATTGCTAATCCGTCAGCACTGAGTCCGCTGAGTCCACTGCAGGGAAgccattgttttgtttacgcgATTCGTCAAGCAACGCATTGTCAGGTCAAAATTAGCATTCATCGTCACTGGACAATGAACCGACAAAACTTTACTCATGTTTCGATTGTATTAAGAACTTTTTTGGCGGTAGCATCGTACGCAGGAATAACTGAAATGTAAGTGCATTTAAAGACGGTTTTAAATGCTTCACGCTTTATGTTTTTCACTGGGATGTAGACCGAGTTTACCACTTTTAagctcattaaaggtaatcGTGGTCTACATACCGCAGAATAGATATGTGTATGTCTAAAGGGTGTAGGTATTGTACTTTTAATGAGAAATTCTAATTAAATGTACTTACATCAATCAACTCGAATAAAGACGTCACATTTTCACTCACATATAACGGAGCGCATAATCAAAAACTGACAACTAGATTTTGCATAATATATTAGGTGAAGAAAATACCTACTCTTTTTCAGAAATATTGGTTGCTATTTCTTATACATAATTGGGTAGGTAATCATGTCCGTATAGTCCCCGAAAAACAATTTTGACGTATATAGAACAACCAAAAGTACTGCGACGCAAACTGAGCCGAGACAAAGGGTGTGACTCGTAATCTAATAAGTCTTAAACTTCGTTATAAGGCTCCATTGAATGCTTGCCCAGGAATCTTCCCTCAACTGACACTTTGTTACTCGCAAGTACATCGATAAAAGATCCAAGCAATTGGTTTGTACCTACTATCATCTCACGACACGTCTTAATTTATAGAAGAATAGGGTTGTCATGTCTCTTGGattgatgataaaataaatatgaacaaaTCTGAAAGACAAACAAATGAAGCAAACCAGAAAATTATAATGAAGAGTCATTTGAACGCCATAACCGTAGCATTATCaaatgtaggtataaatttaagTACAAACGGTCGTATCATGAAGCAGTTTTTCTTATCTCTTTCGTCATTATAGCAATAGCACcgatttttaggattccgttgTTATTTTCTTATTTGAGCTTGTGCTTTAGAGCTTGTGCTGTAAGTATATTTTCACAAGGCAGATAAATTTATAGCCTTTATTTTTAGCACGGCCTCAACTATTTGCTTGGATAGTTGGATTATTTACGTATTCGTGTCCCACTGTCCATGGACGCTCCAACACTTTACAAATAGAGGTCAATGCAACGACAAGTATTAATAATACCGATGATTAGTATACGGCTTTATGATCACACGTGCGTTCAGCTTTAATAGAccattattgtaaatatttaatatgcCTGTTTGATAGGATTAATGTGTATACTGTATCAGGGCCTCAGAGAGGTCAAGGTCAATACGTATTGCTAGCCCCTACCATCAGCTTTCGAAATACCTATATCTAAAACCTAATAAAAAAGGCggtaagtaaattttaatttctataatataatgtaggtaggtataatgtaTTACAGGTCATTTAAATTCACCTACTAATACGCCACAAGTTACGCATAgcatattctttttttatttatttttattcgactggatggtaaacgagcaagtggctctcccgatggtaagagatcaccaccgcccatagacacctgcaacaccagggggattcgGAGCCTTTACATGCCATAAACTCACATGTGTCTTCAAACCCCATTGAAATTGTGACAGTAGCAATGGAAAAAGTCATGAAAACGCATACcgtaaggtacagtcaccagcaccagtaTCTGACAGAAcaagcgtacataaatatctgatacgactcagatattttgcacgctccgctgtagcagatattagtgctggtgactgtactttggCCCTGGGATTAACTCGGTTCTGGTTTTTAACCCTCtaatgggtcaaagtacccaACCTTACGGTACATTCATAATATGTTGGCAACAGTGAATATGTCGaaatttattatctttattttgaTTCAAATATACCAGTATATTAAGTTATTCAGTTAAACTCCTTGGATTTGTTATTAACCTTTTGTAGGCTTAAACACGAATGCGTGCCAACATTTtctctattttaattttttaatttaatatctatcatatcgatggtggaagtctcaattggcgtaagggacaaaataccgaaaatcacttttaaacatagaaaattagagtttttttttctctgtcgattggtagtattcaagttacgatacgccccttacttttgctgttatcaacatttattattttaaaataaaatagcttaagggacatgatataaattttagctTGAAGTATGAGAaatgtaaatgtattatttttttaatatttgggtcgtaaggggctgtggcagtctcatactGTCCTGACTGATGACGTTTGACGGtaaaaacccaacaaatataataaaagggcgtatgggtcaattattgtttcattgccctttacaccccaacattttataacgaataagataaaaaagcaagaagttgttggcgtaaccttaccgcctgtacctatttcttgtacctaacatcaaaatactaacgcgtctacctaccttccacgcgcccagcgtttgcgcattgcacattcggtcagtcgtgtcagacacgtcaaacacggaggacgtatttgattgcctacgtttttctttgtcaacgcgcgtatttttttataagatgccaaaagcaaaacaaaaaaagaagattaagttgatggatccctaatggcttgacgtcgagctaacatttccgtaatggaattcagtcaaggatgttgaggtaaatttctctagctactttgtttattttaagctactaagttacagatcctaataaaggaagcctgtgcccagcagtgggacgtatataggccgagatgatgatgcatacataataataattggcctgtataattaattatgtatgttgagggttaaaaatggtataatcggaacgtcgtaagggacattaaaaaacagcaattttataaataataaatacttttatgggcgtaaggggtataaaaagcaagagctagagtaaattgtcgtcgtaaggggcagtagcaaacagacatttaaaaaaaggtgtaattggtacgtcgtaaggggcattaaacaacagcaacttataaataaggaatactcttatgggcgtaaggacatcaaaagctaaaactagagtaaattgttagtcgtaaggacagtaacaaacagacattttaaaaaattgaggttacttaatgggtgtaaggggcacttaaagcaaaataccttgcttgcttcttttagttcattaaaataccttgttaatgttaggagGCAtcaaacagatggtttttagaacttgtagtgattgaaacaacaactcaagcaagcatactcccaaatgtgcaagaaatagcaagcgtgcaagaaagcatgcaagcaagcatgcaagcaagcaaacaagcaagcatgtacctaagcaaccacctaagcaggcttgcaagtgagcatgtaattttgtcaatcaaatcaacaaacatgcaattttatcggcctgggttagatgaacatcgcgggttacccgatccgcgatgaccggtctatggtatctcctccagcgctcatgaagcgggctggcgtcccactccctcacagctgcaatcagtgtgttagaggaagcataaatagtgcaagcatgcatgcaagcaagcgtgacgccagaaggcaagcatgcatgcaaacaacaaatcaagcaagaatactcccaaatgtgcaagaaaatgttcatcatgtcagccgaaagacgtccactgctggacataggcctcccccaaggctctccactcagaccggtcttgtgctttccgcatccaccgcgatcccgcgatcttaaccaagtcgtcgctccatcttgttggaggcctactgacagctcgtctccgatccgcggacgccattcgagaaccttctggccccatcgaccatccgtcctgcgagcaatgtgccccgcccactgccactttagtttcgcaattcttcgggctatgtcggtaaccttagttctactgcggatatcatcatttctaattctatcccgcagagaaactccgagcatagccctctccatagccctctgagtgactttgagttttctcatgaggcccatcgttagcgcccacgtctcagatccgtatgtcatcactggcaacacacactggtcaaagacttttgacttcaaacactgcggtaatttggacgaaaagacactgcgaagcttcccgaacgctgcccagccgagtcggattcgacgagtgatctctttcttaaagttggacctacctaactggaccgtttgtcccaggtatacatagtcgtcaacaacttcgagcgcagagtctccgactattacgggagttggtacaacatggacattagacatgactttcgtcttgtccatgttcattttcaggccaactcggtcgaaaactctactgaggtcagcgagcatagcaccgaggtcctccatggtctcagccatgattacaatgtcgtcggcgaatcgaagatgagtgaagtactcgccattaatgttgatgcctcgtcctttccagtccaaaaccttaaaagcatcctccaatgcagcggtgaacagtttcggagagatcacatctccttgtctgactccccgctgcagaggaataggcttcgtgctctgatcctgtaatcggacggacatagtggcgttttcgtacagacacttcaacacttcgatataccgatagtcaacttggcaccgctggagagcctgcagcacagcccaagtctcgatcgaatcgaaggctttctcgtagtccacaaatgcaaggcatagggggaggttatactcttcagtcttctgtataacctgccgcagcgcatgtatgtggtctacggtactatagcctttttgGAAGCCGTCTTccgaaagaaaatgttacaaattacatattttttaaggggacgtgcaaaattattattattttaaataattaaagtggttctttgagttaattcactattttttttaaatttttctacaggaacttacgtccaaatatgtagcaaataaaatataaaatgtcctataagaccaaaaatcggttactacattatttatttatttacggtttatgggtgttaggggctatgacacctgtatgtcacgggcgtaagggacagctatttttcttattaagctttttacgaaaatgtctatagtttcacgttgaaaagcaagaaaattcaagattttacgtaattataacgtcctgctaagttaaaccttaacaatgctgtgtgggtttgaaaattaccaaaaacttcttttcgcgctcctgaaaagtagcattttgtcccttacgtcaattgagacttccaccatcgatatcaTTTATAACAAACGAGACTAGAATAcccatagattttttttactacctGGCATAACGAGAGGTTAATTTtcataatgaaaataaacacGTTTGGCGTATTAGAAATATCCTTGAGATCTATAAATATTGATACCCTCTAATACTTGATGTTCCCCTATCGGAGGCAGCGCGGCGCGCGACGCGATTACCGCCGGCTGATCGCCCGCGCGCACTCGCCTCTGTGGTTCAATTTTTTAAGTTTACAATCTCATTTACGTCGGCTCTGCCGCTCAATACCAATTCTTAGCTtgagttaaatttaaaattcaaattatttattaaggttGCAAAAAGTacaagattttaaaatattgataCCCTCTTTTTGATGTATAAAATACCTGTGGCTAAGAGGCACCTTCTGCCGTAATCGgtaaattcgcctttgtactgATTCAACCATTATTACAACTCATTTATTTAATCtagctcatttaattttatgttttgagACAAATGTCAAATCCGCCTCATCTACATAGCAAATACACGGATGAGAATGACGCATCGCTGTGGCTATCTAATTAACTACAATGGCTGATCTGAAATAGAGACGTTTGTTCCGGTCGATAGTACCCAAAACttatatacttagataaaaCGAAATTAAGAGTAATGAGACAGAACATAGTTCGTTTAGATTCGAGAACACCGTCTATTATACAATTTGTTAGCGTTTTTGTAAATTAAGTCCTAAGCGGCGTAGTGACGCATAACTTTCAGTCGCCTAATGGCCGGAACGAGGCGAGTAAGAAGTTACGCTACACATACGTACATAGGCTTAAccaaataacattttaaacgaGTATGTATCGTCTTTTGGTCATAATGGCATCTgtcctaatattatttaaataataatcttaCAATCTAATCTATTATTTGTACTCGCATTAGTCAGAAAGATGAAAGTTGTCAATTGAGCAACCTTACGCTCACTGTGTCccttttgtttgagaaaaaaaaatcaagattacTTGAAAAAGGAATCGTCAAGGAATATTTAAGAACTCTACTTACATTTGtgatattagttttttttaattattcatgtATTTCGTGTGAATGAGATCTAAATGGAAAATGCTTTTTCCTTTATAACCTTGTATTAACACTGTTAAACTTAGCATTAAACCTTTGCAAATAGGTACGATCTACGTAATGACTCTGTGAGAGAACGCAAGCCCACTGTGGGTGGCTCGTGGGTCCAGGGAATTAATAGGATGGAAAGGTAACATGTAGTTGGCATTTATGGATGAAGTCATTCATCAACCACTACTACAAGATCAGACTACAACATAGCTTTACCTaatctttttcattttaaatattttgttttacctTCAAGGTCCTTTGATTAGAGTTCGAATTCATCGACATCCCTTTGCCAATTTCGTACGTGTTCTTCTCTAATTATAATAGAGTCAATGAAATTCAGTTTCTGTTAAAGAAACTGATGCCCTGATGCTCTATAACTAATTCAAAATCTACTCGTAGATTTAAATTGCGAACATAATGAAAATTCAAACGGATATTAATTTTGAATAGCCCAAGGTTCTTGGTAGTCTTTTCGACAAACAGTTTTTCAGTCCTTCCACATTGCTTTTAGCGTTGAGTGCGATTCAGAACACAATGAGCACGTGTTGCAGTGTACCGCTGCGTCACGTGCACTGCAGTCGAGGTGTGTCTCGAAGGTTTCTCACGCAAGTATCAAAATAAAGCCGCGTCACACAACTGCGGAATTCTTAGCGGTGAATGTCACGAACCCTGGGAGTTCTTTGTTCTTTCTGACCATTAACAAGAATTATATACAGTACaattgtttatctatatttttgcTTGATATATTTTGAACTGGAGAAgatgtaaaacaaaaatacatagaagGCTTCGTAGATGTATTGTTTTCTGTAATACTGGTACTTACGGATCTTAAGAGTTTTCTTTAACTGTCTAAAGTAAGATCGAAATTATGTTTTTAGGCATATTTATCTACAATCTTACTTAAGCTCATTATAATATTAACTCCGTAATAGATTTAACATAGAACATGAAATACtattgaaaagaaagaaagagattgagaaagaaaggtttatttggCTCAAATAAAAAGAGAATATAAACACAGTGGTACAGTTTTTCAACCGGGTATATTTATCTGTAAAGCATTAATGACTGTACTGACTTACCTTTTATTCAGTTACAAAATGATGAAGCACTTAACGACGCGATGataactttcgcttttataacagctgtaatcactgaatcgatatACACATTTGTTTTGATTTGGGTTGCAACTCGACTCGTCGAAATTTTAGACGATTGTAAAATAAACTGCTCGTTTACTTTCATTCTCTAGTTACTGTGTTTTGAGCGGTTTACACTGGTACTGATATATTCCAAAGCAGGGGTAAGTTATGCTATTCTTTTATATATAGTAAGTTGGTTGTTTAAGGTTATGTTTTAGTGCGCGGAGAGGCCACGCGCGGCGCTGTCGGCGACCGGCGGTGGGCGACTGAGTGCGCGAAGGCGGGCGGGCTTGGCATTCCATCCGTACCGTATTCATCTTTACACACGCTTTCCAAATAAAATCATCCGTCTCACTTGCACTCAATGAACTTCACAAAATAAACGGAACAGCAATAACATTTTCACTGTCATTACAAGTTGATTCGCACTTGGCAACCTGTTATTGTAAAATTATCCTGCGGTGGATTTGGTAGATTTAGGTCGATATAACTCGAATAAACTTGTATTTTGTGAATCCAAATGTTTTCTTTGAGCATCCAGCGGCAGCGTGTCTATCAGTTAATTATCGCGTGccattaattaaataagtaaaactttaaaattaactttatttagtAGCACTGAATAGTGGTTTGTCATTTGCTGTTCACATTTTTGTTGTATTTCGAGGAAAtggtagttaatttatttaagactGGTTGATCCTACTGTATCGCTACCTAAGTATTTTAACAGTGCTATTAAATTAGCTATGATTGGATCGAAGGCGAATGAAACGTTGTATTATAGCTTCGTTTCTTATTTATAACGGCCTGCGCTGTATGAACATTGGCGTTCAACATGCTCTACCAATCCATTgctattgttttaattattgtcTTAAATAAAGTAGTTTGTCATTTAAAAGACTTGGGAGAAGTGACTCTTAATCTATCAGCATTGCCTGACATTTTCGAAGGTCGAATAGTTGGCGGAAAACCCGTAGATCTCGAAAGTTATCCTTTTAACACGCAGTTTTTCAACAGAGGCGGTCTTTGTTCtgcaattattttaacaataaagaCTGCCTTAACAGCAGCTCATTGCTTTGACATTAATAAGAACATTGGAGAAATGAAACTATGGGCAGGTATCGTTTTAGGCACATTAACATATGATGTAGTGATAGAAGTGCAgtgaataattataataactgtAATTTACAGCCGCTCGTTACATGTTCGACCGCTCCGCACAACAGTTCGACATCTGGGATTTCATAATACATGAACACTACAACGAGACAATACTGCTCTCCAATGACATCGCCGTGATTCTGATACACGGCTCTGTTGTCTTCGGCCCCTACGCCAAAAAAGCCGTGCTCAGTGACGGAGAGACTTGGATGAGAGAGAACGAAACAATGTTTATGGCTAGTGGATGGGGAGAGACATCGGTTCTATATTTATATCATCTCATTATGAGAACTATATTGGAGCCATGAAAGTATATACGAGAATTACTAAAAACACCAAATTCGTTTTCAGTACGGCGGGAAAGTATCACAACACGGTCTTATGGAAACAAATTTGCGATTTGTATCGCCTAGACACTGTAAGACATACTATAAGGGGTGGCAGTTTAGTCCTGAAATGTTTTGCTTATATGGAGATGGGGAGAGAGACACCTGCCAAGGTGATTCTGGAGGAGGAATCGTGTGGAAAAAGTAAGAattatttgttttgataaaaatatcgaCTACCAAATACTTACCGACGCACTAAAAATGCGTGTATGTTCGATGTAAGATAGTTTCGTTAAAATTTAAGGCGTTTAAATTCTCACTAAtctattttttaacagaaatgTTCAAAAATGACTGAAAGTTAACCGAGTGCCAGATGTTTTATGCAAAGGTataataattacttacctaattGTTAATTGATTTATCCCAGGTCGTTTCATTAAATCGGatataaatactagcttttgcacgcggcttcgcccgcgtggaattcggttatcgcgcgctgttcccttgggaactgtgcattttaccgggataaaaagtagcctatgtaactttctggtccataaactatctctatgccaaaaatcacgtcgatccgtcgctccgtttcgacgtgaaagatggacaaacatacacacacacacatacaaacacaaacatacacatttgcgcatttataatattgtatataGTATGGATGATTTGTCGcacacatttataaaaaa is from Choristoneura fumiferana chromosome 3, NRCan_CFum_1, whole genome shotgun sequence and encodes:
- the LOC141426249 gene encoding trypsin delta-like; protein product: MLYQSIAIVLIIVLNKVVCHLKDLGEVTLNLSALPDIFEGRIVGGKPVDLESYPFNTQFFNRGGLCSAIILTIKTALTAAHCFDINKNIGEMKLWAAARYMFDRSAQQFDIWDFIIHEHYNETILLSNDIAVILIHGSVVFGPYAKKAVLSDGETWMRENETMFMASGWGETSYGGKVSQHGLMETNLRFVSPRHCKTYYKGWQFSPEMFCLYGDGERDTCQGDSGGGIVWKNVVVAIVSHGSGCHEVPGVYVNVHHYKDWINATVKELHGRYSHFNSFG